A part of Streptomyces sp. NBC_01451 genomic DNA contains:
- a CDS encoding class I SAM-dependent DNA methyltransferase, which yields MSSGNLLTDHPELYEARFPDPDRLAGRWAEDCLRRHGGGPRVLDIGCGTGRDAEYLQRAGRTVTGADLSEAMLAHARARHPGPEYVGADLTAFELGSGVFDAVVCLDSALLYCHTNEQLDGFLASSRRALAPGGLLVAEMRNGAYFLGRTDLLDTPAVGGFTWQGTAYRSVTTLTVDRTAGLLRRVRDWTADDGTPPARQRSAWRLLFPQELRHVLAVHGFDVLELHDGPGPRTEPPWQEGELPGGSTDADRLHLVARRRH from the coding sequence GTGAGCAGCGGCAACCTGCTCACCGACCACCCCGAGCTGTACGAGGCCCGCTTCCCCGACCCCGACCGGCTGGCCGGACGCTGGGCCGAGGACTGTCTGCGCCGGCACGGCGGCGGACCGCGCGTGCTCGACATCGGATGCGGTACGGGGCGCGACGCCGAGTACCTGCAGCGCGCCGGGCGGACCGTCACCGGGGCCGACCTCTCCGAGGCGATGCTGGCACACGCCCGCGCGAGGCACCCGGGCCCCGAGTACGTCGGCGCCGATCTCACCGCGTTCGAACTGGGCTCCGGTGTCTTCGACGCCGTCGTCTGCCTCGACAGCGCGCTGCTGTACTGCCACACCAACGAACAGCTCGACGGGTTCCTCGCCTCCAGCAGGCGAGCCCTCGCTCCCGGTGGGCTCCTCGTCGCCGAGATGCGCAACGGCGCCTACTTCCTCGGCCGGACCGACCTGCTCGACACCCCGGCCGTCGGCGGCTTCACCTGGCAGGGCACCGCCTACCGGTCCGTCACCACGCTCACAGTGGACCGGACGGCCGGGCTCCTGCGCCGCGTACGGGACTGGACGGCCGACGACGGTACGCCGCCCGCCCGACAGCGCTCCGCCTGGCGCCTGTTGTTCCCGCAGGAGCTGCGTCACGTCCTCGCCGTGCACGGCTTCGACGTACTCGAACTGCACGACGGACCGGGGCCACGAACCGAACCGCCCTGGCAGGAGGGCGAGTTGCCCGGCGGGAGCACGGACGCGGACCGACTGCACCTCGTCGCGCGCCGAAGGCACTGA
- a CDS encoding MFS transporter yields MGTLREMRRFPLAVQLLLVNQLGVNTGFYLLIPYLATHLSEDLGMSAAVVGIVLGVRNLSQQGLFIIGGSAADRLGARGVIIAGCGLRTVGFGLFALGDGLPVLLAASVLSGLAGALFNPAVRAYLAQEAGGRKAEAFALFNVFATTGALVGPLLGSALLLVDFRASALAAAGIFAVLTVAQALVLPAREVEPAKGGVLADWREVVSNRAFVAFALAMVGMFTLENQLYLLLPDGARRATGWNGAAGLVFLVGTLANLALQLRITRSLKARGARPRWISVGLALMGLAFLPPMLVAGVGDGSWWAAVPVLVGVLILNLGVMVASPFVMELIPGFARPELTGTCFGIFYVVSGIAAAVGNTVVGWAMDAGDRGGSEWLPWACCAVFGLASAGGVAWLHRLGALPVSPAPVAERSAV; encoded by the coding sequence ATGGGCACGTTGCGTGAGATGCGGCGCTTCCCGCTCGCCGTCCAGCTGCTCCTCGTCAACCAACTCGGCGTCAACACCGGCTTCTACCTCCTCATCCCCTACCTCGCGACCCACCTCAGCGAGGACCTGGGGATGTCGGCGGCCGTCGTCGGCATCGTCCTCGGGGTGCGCAACCTCAGCCAGCAGGGCCTGTTCATCATCGGCGGTTCCGCCGCCGACCGGCTCGGCGCGCGTGGGGTGATCATCGCCGGGTGCGGGCTGCGGACGGTCGGGTTCGGGCTGTTCGCGCTCGGCGACGGACTGCCGGTGCTGCTGGCCGCGTCCGTGCTGAGCGGGCTGGCCGGGGCGCTGTTCAACCCGGCCGTGCGGGCCTACCTCGCACAGGAGGCCGGAGGCCGCAAGGCGGAGGCGTTCGCGCTGTTCAACGTGTTCGCCACCACCGGCGCGCTGGTCGGACCGCTGCTCGGCAGCGCACTGCTCCTGGTCGACTTCCGGGCGTCCGCGCTCGCCGCCGCCGGCATCTTCGCCGTCCTCACGGTCGCCCAGGCCCTTGTCCTGCCCGCCCGAGAGGTCGAACCCGCGAAGGGGGGCGTGCTCGCCGACTGGCGCGAGGTGGTGAGCAACCGGGCCTTCGTCGCGTTCGCGCTCGCCATGGTCGGCATGTTCACCCTGGAGAACCAGCTCTACCTGCTCCTGCCCGACGGCGCCCGCCGGGCAACCGGCTGGAACGGCGCGGCGGGCCTCGTCTTCCTCGTCGGCACACTCGCCAACCTCGCGCTCCAGCTCCGGATCACCCGGTCGCTCAAGGCACGTGGCGCGCGGCCTCGTTGGATCTCGGTGGGGCTGGCGCTGATGGGGCTGGCGTTCCTCCCGCCGATGCTGGTGGCGGGGGTGGGAGACGGGTCGTGGTGGGCCGCCGTGCCCGTCCTGGTGGGGGTGCTGATCCTCAACCTCGGTGTGATGGTCGCCTCGCCGTTCGTCATGGAGCTGATCCCCGGCTTCGCCCGGCCCGAGCTGACGGGCACCTGCTTCGGCATCTTCTACGTCGTCTCCGGCATCGCCGCCGCCGTCGGCAACACGGTCGTCGGGTGGGCCATGGACGCCGGTGACCGGGGCGGCTCCGAGTGGCTGCCCTGGGCGTGCTGCGCGGTGTTCGGCCTGGCGTCGGCGGGAGGCGTGGCCTGGCTGCACCGGCTGGGGGCGCTACCGGTGAGCCCGGCTCCGGTGGCGGAGCGGAGCGCGGTGTGA
- a CDS encoding dipeptide epimerase, which yields MKASLRTVRLELTEPLRISRSTMAARDAVWLCIEHEGLRGHGEAVTSVYYGLDADTLQRQLSRVELSRFADPEDALEALREGDLAGGDNTPAAVTAAVEAALLDLVGRRAGVPVHRLLGAPAAPEAMTARTIGISSARHAAGEARRFAASGFRIVKVKAGSPDPEDDVERVRVIRDAAPGVRLLLDPNGAWNIAQARELLPRFAELGVEAVEQPVAPGDPEAFGALAERSPLPLIADEDAVDLQDARRLAGRVHGINVKLAKCGGVHAALRIAGLIEGSGTELMLGCLTASTLGIAPAVHLADRARWADLDGHLLLARDPWSGIGGADGVVRASDRPGLGVDELEANELEAKELGVKAFGVKGSGTQGLGAGEGQHGHVA from the coding sequence GTGAAGGCCAGCCTGCGCACCGTCCGCCTCGAACTCACCGAGCCGCTGCGCATCTCCCGCTCCACCATGGCCGCCCGCGACGCGGTGTGGCTCTGCATCGAACACGAAGGGCTGCGCGGCCACGGCGAGGCCGTCACCAGCGTGTACTACGGCCTCGACGCCGACACGCTCCAACGGCAGCTGAGCAGGGTGGAGTTGAGTCGTTTCGCCGACCCGGAAGACGCCCTGGAGGCGCTACGGGAAGGGGATCTGGCGGGCGGCGACAACACACCGGCCGCCGTCACCGCCGCGGTGGAGGCCGCGCTCCTCGACCTTGTCGGCAGGCGCGCCGGGGTCCCCGTGCACCGGCTGCTGGGGGCACCCGCCGCACCCGAGGCCATGACCGCCCGGACCATCGGCATCTCCTCGGCGCGGCACGCGGCCGGCGAGGCACGCCGATTCGCCGCGAGCGGCTTCCGGATCGTCAAGGTCAAGGCGGGGAGCCCGGACCCGGAGGACGACGTGGAGCGCGTACGTGTCATCCGCGACGCCGCGCCCGGCGTACGGCTGCTCCTCGACCCCAACGGGGCCTGGAACATCGCCCAGGCACGGGAGTTGCTGCCCCGGTTCGCCGAACTCGGCGTCGAGGCGGTGGAACAGCCCGTCGCTCCCGGCGACCCGGAGGCATTCGGGGCGCTGGCCGAGAGGTCGCCGCTGCCGCTCATCGCCGACGAGGACGCGGTGGACCTCCAGGACGCGCGGCGGCTCGCCGGTCGCGTGCACGGCATCAACGTCAAGCTCGCCAAGTGCGGCGGGGTGCACGCGGCCCTGCGTATCGCCGGGTTGATCGAGGGCAGCGGTACGGAGCTGATGCTCGGCTGCCTCACCGCCAGCACCCTCGGCATCGCACCCGCCGTCCACCTCGCCGACCGCGCCCGCTGGGCGGACCTGGACGGGCATCTGCTGCTGGCCCGGGACCCGTGGTCCGGAATCGGCGGCGCCGACGGCGTCGTACGCGCGAGTGACCGCCCGGGCCTCGGAGTCGACGAGCTCGAAGCCAATGAGCTCGAAGCCAAAGAGCTTGGAGTGAAGGCGTTCGGAGTGAAGGGGTCCGGAACTCAGGGGCTCGGAGCCGGGGAGGGCCAGCATGGGCACGTTGCGTGA
- a CDS encoding PLP-dependent cysteine synthase family protein, translating into MTTTVVRSAPAARHELLALLGRTPLARITAELPGPQPGFWAKLEGLGVGGMKARAAVSMLLGARERGELRSGAPVVESTSGTLGVGLAFAGQALGHPVVLVGDSELEPSMRQLLRSHGVRLEIVDRPAAQGGWQAARLTRLRELLAALPDAYWPDQYNNPDNIAGYASLAAELTAQLDHLDVLVCSVGTGGHSAGITGPLRRRWPGLRLIGVDATGSTIFGQPARPRLMRGLGSSIHPRNVAYDAFDEVHWIGPAEAVDSCRRLARQSFVSGGWSTGAVARVAAWAARVHPGAVVATVFPDGPHRYLGTVYDDDFALAHGLDPNTAATRPVEIPHPRAAEATGWVRCTRVTDPLSPQERNQ; encoded by the coding sequence ATGACGACGACCGTTGTACGCTCCGCGCCCGCCGCCCGCCATGAGCTGCTGGCGCTCCTCGGCCGCACCCCCCTCGCCCGGATCACCGCCGAACTCCCGGGACCGCAACCGGGGTTCTGGGCCAAGCTCGAAGGGCTCGGGGTGGGCGGCATGAAAGCGCGCGCCGCCGTGTCCATGCTGCTCGGCGCCCGTGAACGCGGCGAACTGCGCTCCGGCGCACCGGTGGTGGAGTCCACGTCCGGCACCCTCGGAGTCGGGCTCGCCTTCGCCGGACAGGCCCTCGGCCACCCCGTCGTACTGGTCGGTGACAGCGAACTTGAGCCCTCCATGCGGCAGTTGCTGCGCTCCCACGGAGTCAGGCTGGAGATCGTCGACCGGCCGGCGGCACAGGGCGGCTGGCAGGCCGCGCGGCTCACCCGCCTCCGCGAACTCCTCGCCGCACTGCCCGACGCCTACTGGCCCGACCAGTACAACAACCCCGACAACATCGCCGGATACGCCTCCCTGGCCGCCGAACTCACCGCCCAGCTCGACCACTTGGACGTCCTGGTGTGCAGCGTCGGCACCGGCGGGCACAGCGCCGGAATCACCGGACCACTGCGCCGGCGCTGGCCCGGGCTGCGGCTCATCGGGGTCGACGCCACCGGCTCCACCATCTTCGGCCAGCCCGCCCGGCCCCGTCTGATGCGCGGCCTCGGCAGCAGCATCCACCCGCGCAACGTCGCCTACGACGCCTTCGACGAGGTCCACTGGATCGGCCCCGCCGAAGCCGTCGACAGCTGTCGCAGGCTCGCCCGCCAGAGCTTCGTCAGCGGTGGCTGGAGCACCGGCGCCGTCGCCCGCGTCGCCGCCTGGGCGGCCCGCGTCCACCCCGGCGCCGTCGTCGCCACCGTCTTCCCCGACGGCCCGCACCGCTACCTCGGCACCGTCTACGACGACGACTTCGCCCTCGCCCACGGCCTCGACCCGAACACGGCGGCGACCCGCCCCGTCGAGATACCCCACCCCCGCGCCGCCGAGGCCACCGGCTGGGTGCGCTGCACCCGCGTCACCGACCCGCTCTCCCCGCAGGAAAGGAACCAGTGA
- a CDS encoding Rossmann-like domain-containing protein — protein sequence MARALAGDLGPDPRTQRIAVAFATRQAVRHEGRGSGYRNEVLSLRLGAAVGSCAVEPGELPDDAIDDCVGADVARLLQHPLPPVRVAALDAYLMHITPHTPEHGARAVRLPAGSSLVKSRARAKTVVALLDLPPGATVLVVGVVNSLLEQLRSRALNYVPCDLKGGTTEWGDPVVTDALAEVENGRCDAVLASGMTLGNGTFEPLRRHALAHGRQLVMFAQTGSAILPRLLGHGVSAVCAEPYPFFWLDGGPGTIHCYGGNGPR from the coding sequence GTGGCCCGGGCTCTCGCCGGTGACCTCGGACCCGATCCGCGTACGCAGCGCATCGCCGTGGCCTTCGCCACCCGGCAGGCCGTACGGCACGAGGGACGGGGCAGCGGATACCGCAACGAGGTCCTCAGCCTCCGCCTGGGCGCGGCCGTCGGGTCGTGCGCCGTCGAACCCGGGGAACTGCCGGACGACGCGATCGACGACTGCGTCGGCGCGGACGTCGCCCGGCTCCTTCAGCACCCCCTGCCGCCGGTGCGCGTGGCCGCCCTCGACGCCTACCTCATGCACATCACCCCGCACACTCCCGAGCACGGCGCCCGGGCGGTGCGGCTCCCGGCGGGGTCCTCGCTGGTGAAGTCACGGGCGCGGGCGAAGACCGTGGTGGCGCTTCTCGACCTGCCGCCGGGGGCCACGGTCCTCGTCGTCGGAGTCGTCAACTCCCTACTGGAGCAACTGCGTTCACGCGCACTGAACTACGTGCCGTGCGATCTCAAGGGCGGCACGACGGAGTGGGGCGATCCGGTGGTCACCGACGCCCTCGCCGAGGTGGAGAACGGACGCTGTGACGCCGTGCTCGCCTCCGGGATGACCCTCGGCAACGGGACGTTCGAGCCGCTGCGGCGCCACGCGCTCGCCCACGGAAGGCAGTTGGTCATGTTCGCCCAGACCGGCAGCGCGATCCTGCCCCGCCTCCTCGGACACGGTGTGAGCGCGGTCTGCGCGGAACCGTACCCCTTCTTCTGGCTCGACGGCGGCCCCGGCACCATCCACTGCTACGGCGGGAACGGCCCCCGATGA
- a CDS encoding ATP-grasp domain-containing protein: MAHLLVVESWVGSMSRLLPRAIRESGHEFTFLTRDLHHYLRSAPEGAAHPLLGARNVVTADTNDLDELLPYVERLHAVLGFDGVVTSCDYYLPTVARIAGRLGLPGPGPEAVENACRKDATRRVLADAGVPGPRFAVCEEWADIVREAVGIGYPLVVKPVDLCAGMYVRRVDDEAQLAQACRALSAFPVNARGQRRPPVVLLEELLDGPEVSVETVSFAGAVQVVGVTDKSIAGAPAFIETGHMFPAGLSAADTEAAEQTALGALKALGLVEGVVAHTEIKLTSAGPRVVEVNPRPAGNRITELVRHVTGIDLAAAFVDVSLGLAPDLRRTDTGLRSAAVGFLVPETEGTLESLNGGSELRAREGVLEVQLAEPGTVVKAAGSNNEYLGHVMAADPDGLGARARVDSLLSELRAGLVIR; encoded by the coding sequence GTGGCTCATTTGCTGGTGGTCGAGAGCTGGGTCGGATCGATGAGCAGGCTGCTGCCACGGGCGATCCGGGAGAGCGGGCACGAGTTCACCTTCCTCACCCGTGACCTGCACCACTATCTGCGCAGTGCGCCCGAGGGGGCCGCGCATCCGCTGCTCGGCGCCCGCAACGTGGTCACCGCCGACACCAACGACCTCGACGAACTGCTGCCGTACGTCGAGCGGTTGCACGCGGTGCTCGGCTTCGACGGTGTCGTCACCTCGTGCGACTACTACCTGCCCACGGTCGCCCGGATCGCCGGGCGCCTCGGGCTGCCGGGCCCCGGCCCCGAAGCCGTGGAGAACGCCTGCCGCAAGGACGCCACCCGGCGCGTACTGGCGGACGCCGGGGTGCCCGGGCCGCGCTTCGCCGTGTGCGAGGAGTGGGCCGACATCGTGCGCGAAGCGGTCGGCATCGGGTATCCGCTGGTCGTCAAGCCGGTCGACCTCTGTGCGGGGATGTATGTCCGCCGCGTCGACGACGAAGCCCAACTCGCCCAGGCCTGCCGGGCGTTGAGTGCGTTCCCGGTCAACGCCAGGGGGCAGCGGCGCCCGCCCGTCGTACTCCTCGAAGAGCTTCTCGACGGGCCCGAGGTGAGCGTCGAGACCGTGTCCTTCGCGGGCGCGGTCCAGGTGGTCGGAGTGACCGACAAGAGCATCGCCGGAGCACCCGCCTTCATCGAGACCGGCCATATGTTCCCGGCCGGACTGTCCGCCGCCGACACCGAGGCCGCCGAGCAGACCGCGCTGGGCGCCCTGAAGGCACTCGGTCTGGTGGAGGGGGTCGTGGCCCACACGGAGATCAAGCTGACGTCCGCCGGGCCGCGCGTCGTCGAGGTCAACCCGCGTCCGGCCGGCAACCGCATCACCGAACTCGTCCGCCACGTCACCGGCATCGACCTCGCCGCCGCCTTCGTGGACGTCTCCCTCGGCCTCGCCCCCGATCTGCGCCGCACCGACACGGGGCTGCGCAGCGCGGCCGTCGGCTTCCTCGTCCCGGAGACGGAGGGGACCCTGGAATCGCTGAACGGCGGCAGCGAACTCCGGGCCCGGGAAGGAGTGCTGGAGGTCCAGCTCGCCGAACCGGGAACCGTCGTCAAGGCCGCGGGCAGCAACAACGAATACCTCGGGCACGTCATGGCGGCCGACCCCGACGGACTCGGCGCCCGCGCCCGCGTCGACTCCCTGCTGAGCGAGTTGCGGGCCGGACTGGTGATCCGGTGA
- a CDS encoding alpha/beta fold hydrolase, protein MPPPPRLPLPRPSRRTALLCAFLAGAAALLPAPAARAAPTTPTRVHFGTCPDSVPRPAAPETVECGRLDVPLNWDAPAVDGPRLRIAVSRVRASGTAAERRGILLVNPGGPGGAGLPYAVTKRARLPESVRRAFDVIGFDPRGTGLSSPVDCGAMGGLFDGDRPHADPVPVGPRAESAYLRSLRALADDCAAGVGDEVLPYLSTEQTARDMDAIRAALGEHRTSFLGVSYGSYLGAAYTARFPHRVGRMVLDSVVGPWDWYDFDVVQSRALLRGRDTFLAWTARHPDRFGLGDDTGAVRDAYLRVREGLRERPVDGFGAAAFDRAVYRALGRTERWAGLADGLRTYLRDGTPGTLRPPTAPGSPDSRTFEAANRTVKCADGPGPAPARVLADLRRTRRLDPQPVLTGMEASACAFWHHRPARRTALGSPAAPPVLLIASAHDPVTPIEGAHELRRLLPGSRLVTLDDDYSHGVFASRGNACVDSTAAAYLVAGRVPAADVRCAGPGLPVPAGP, encoded by the coding sequence GTGCCGCCTCCCCCACGCCTCCCGCTGCCACGGCCCTCACGCCGTACGGCCCTGCTCTGCGCCTTCCTGGCCGGCGCCGCCGCCCTTCTCCCCGCACCGGCGGCCCGGGCCGCCCCCACCACCCCCACCCGCGTCCACTTCGGCACCTGCCCGGACTCCGTACCGAGACCGGCGGCGCCCGAGACCGTCGAATGCGGCCGGCTCGACGTGCCCCTGAACTGGGACGCTCCGGCGGTGGACGGCCCACGGCTGCGGATCGCCGTCTCCCGGGTCCGCGCCTCCGGTACGGCCGCCGAGCGGCGCGGCATCCTGCTGGTGAACCCCGGAGGCCCGGGCGGGGCCGGGCTGCCGTACGCGGTCACGAAGCGGGCCAGGCTTCCCGAGAGCGTGCGGCGCGCGTTCGACGTGATCGGCTTCGATCCGCGGGGCACCGGCCTGAGTTCACCCGTCGACTGCGGTGCGATGGGGGGCCTCTTCGACGGCGACCGCCCGCACGCGGACCCCGTGCCCGTGGGCCCCCGGGCCGAGTCGGCGTACCTCCGCTCGCTGCGCGCCCTGGCGGACGACTGTGCGGCGGGCGTCGGCGACGAGGTGCTGCCGTATCTCTCCACGGAGCAGACGGCGCGGGACATGGACGCGATCCGTGCCGCTCTCGGCGAGCACCGGACGAGCTTCCTCGGTGTGTCGTACGGGAGTTATCTGGGCGCCGCCTACACGGCTCGTTTTCCCCACCGGGTCGGGCGGATGGTGCTGGACAGTGTCGTCGGACCGTGGGACTGGTACGACTTCGACGTCGTGCAGAGCCGGGCACTGCTGCGCGGGCGCGACACCTTCCTCGCCTGGACCGCACGCCACCCGGACCGCTTCGGGCTCGGCGACGACACCGGGGCGGTTCGGGACGCGTATCTGCGGGTGCGGGAAGGACTTCGCGAGCGGCCCGTGGACGGGTTCGGGGCGGCGGCCTTCGACCGGGCCGTCTACCGCGCCCTCGGCCGCACCGAACGCTGGGCGGGCCTGGCCGACGGACTGCGTACGTATCTGCGGGACGGTACGCCGGGCACACTGCGCCCCCCGACCGCCCCCGGCTCGCCCGACTCACGCACCTTCGAGGCGGCCAACCGGACCGTGAAGTGCGCCGACGGACCAGGTCCGGCCCCCGCCCGCGTCCTGGCCGACCTCCGCCGCACGCGACGGCTGGACCCGCAGCCCGTGCTGACCGGCATGGAGGCATCGGCCTGCGCCTTCTGGCACCACCGGCCCGCCCGCCGAACCGCCCTGGGCAGCCCCGCGGCCCCGCCCGTCCTGCTGATCGCCTCCGCCCACGACCCGGTCACCCCGATCGAGGGCGCCCACGAGCTGCGCCGCCTGCTGCCCGGCTCCCGTCTGGTCACCCTCGACGACGACTACTCCCACGGCGTGTTCGCGAGCCGGGGCAACGCGTGCGTCGACTCGACGGCCGCCGCCTACCTGGTCGCCGGGCGGGTCCCGGCGGCGGACGTGCGTTGCGCGGGCCCGGGGCTGCCGGTGCCGGCCGGCCCGTAG
- a CDS encoding LLM class F420-dependent oxidoreductase codes for MDLRIFTEPQQGATYDTLLAVAKATEDLGFDAFFRSDHYLHMGSGDGLPGPTDAWITLAGLARETRRIRLGTLMTAATFRLPGVLAIQVAQVDQMSGGRVELGLGAGWFEQEHKAYGIPFPQERFARLEEQLAIVTGLWEAKTGETFSHHGTHYDLTDSPALPKPAQAKIPVLIGGHGAARTPRLTAQYADEFNMPFSSAEDTERQFGRVRAAAERAGRKADELTYSNALVVCVGKDDQEVARRADAIGREVDELKANGLAGSPAEVVEKIGRYAEAGSQRIYLQILDLDDLDHLELISSQVQSQLS; via the coding sequence ATGGATCTTCGCATCTTCACCGAACCCCAGCAAGGCGCGACCTACGACACCCTGCTCGCCGTGGCGAAGGCCACCGAGGACCTTGGTTTCGACGCGTTCTTCCGCTCCGACCACTATCTCCACATGGGCTCCGGGGACGGCCTGCCCGGTCCCACCGACGCCTGGATCACCCTCGCCGGACTCGCCCGCGAGACCAGGCGCATCCGCCTCGGCACCCTGATGACGGCCGCCACCTTCCGCCTCCCCGGTGTCCTGGCGATCCAGGTCGCGCAGGTCGACCAGATGTCCGGCGGGCGGGTCGAACTCGGCCTGGGCGCGGGCTGGTTCGAGCAGGAGCACAAGGCGTACGGCATCCCGTTCCCGCAGGAGAGGTTCGCCCGCCTCGAAGAGCAGCTGGCGATCGTCACCGGTCTGTGGGAGGCGAAGACCGGCGAAACGTTCAGCCATCACGGCACGCACTACGACCTCACCGACTCGCCGGCCCTCCCCAAGCCCGCGCAGGCCAAGATCCCCGTGCTCATCGGCGGCCACGGCGCGGCCCGTACCCCGCGGCTGACCGCGCAGTACGCCGACGAGTTCAACATGCCGTTCTCCTCGGCCGAGGACACCGAGCGCCAGTTCGGCCGGGTCCGAGCGGCGGCCGAGCGCGCGGGCCGCAAGGCCGACGAGCTGACGTACTCGAACGCGCTCGTGGTCTGCGTCGGCAAGGACGACCAGGAAGTGGCCCGCCGCGCCGACGCGATCGGCCGCGAGGTCGACGAACTGAAGGCCAACGGACTGGCGGGCTCCCCGGCCGAGGTCGTGGAGAAGATCGGCCGGTACGCGGAGGCCGGCTCACAGCGGATCTATCTCCAGATCCTCGACCTCGACGACCTCGACCACCTGGAGCTGATCTCCTCGCAGGTGCAGTCGCAGCTGTCGTAG
- a CDS encoding DUF6099 family protein produces MDAVRLILTSRHALAGSEGVLQTLTEVWQAQALAQAIGSRLAVNGPPELRGEALGLTELAGRGCGVLDEPRLAVGALRAAQLTELGDARQALCCLGALLGEAGMALVGIASAADDETTYWQCMESIDAADESRDRVLEMLRKLAAKEAAGGAERVAG; encoded by the coding sequence ATGGATGCGGTGCGGCTCATCCTGACGAGCAGACATGCCCTCGCGGGCAGCGAGGGTGTGCTTCAGACCCTGACGGAGGTGTGGCAGGCACAGGCGCTCGCGCAGGCGATAGGCAGCCGCCTCGCGGTCAACGGACCACCCGAACTGCGGGGTGAGGCGCTGGGGCTGACCGAACTGGCGGGCCGGGGCTGCGGCGTACTGGACGAACCGCGCCTCGCCGTCGGCGCCTTACGCGCGGCCCAGCTCACCGAGCTGGGCGACGCCCGCCAGGCCCTTTGCTGCCTCGGCGCCCTCCTCGGCGAGGCGGGCATGGCCCTGGTCGGCATCGCCAGCGCGGCGGACGACGAGACGACGTACTGGCAGTGCATGGAATCGATCGACGCGGCGGACGAGTCCCGCGACCGGGTCCTGGAAATGCTCCGCAAACTGGCGGCCAAGGAGGCGGCGGGGGGAGCGGAGCGGGTGGCTGGTTAG
- a CDS encoding nucleotide pyrophosphohydrolase, whose amino-acid sequence MDVAKLQRRLAEFAAARSWQPFHTPKNLAAALSVEASELVEIFQWLTPEESARVMDDPDTAHRVTDEVADVLAYLLQLCEVLGIDALAALDAKIDRNEQRFPPKG is encoded by the coding sequence TTGGACGTGGCGAAACTCCAGCGCCGGCTGGCCGAGTTCGCGGCGGCACGCAGCTGGCAGCCGTTCCACACCCCCAAGAACCTCGCCGCCGCGCTCAGTGTGGAGGCGTCCGAACTGGTCGAGATCTTCCAGTGGTTGACGCCCGAGGAGTCGGCACGGGTGATGGACGACCCGGACACCGCCCACCGGGTGACGGACGAGGTCGCGGACGTGCTCGCGTATCTGCTCCAGCTGTGCGAGGTGCTCGGGATCGACGCGCTGGCGGCCCTCGACGCGAAGATCGACCGCAACGAACAGAGGTTCCCGCCCAAGGGATAG
- a CDS encoding ATP-binding protein produces MTLSLDLPPGPATAARRAERPDRPSVTELRLSAYAGHRRARFPLGQLTLLAGPSGGGKSTALRAYESLARLGSGAAVEEAFPDPAACVPERARPDGQRRRGFRIGCTADGPEGPVLLDVAVQAEPELRIVGERLSAGGVVLLETALRDPSRRTVQAAWHTAGSASVTRAPMPDDRLGTALLPLRVAGKTDGQRQVIAAAEQMVVALRSVFACDPRPDRMRAAVRVDSGRLLPGCDNLAEVLWRTRTECAIRHGLLVAAVREACAGPVTDVRADEVADGRVRAVLDRGDGPLTHFGRLGDGELRYTGLALVLLTGPGVLAVDRPGEVPDALQALTVLADGFDRSLDVRQREQLLRLAARMCDRGHIRLLGTVSDASWAEGVPGVTVVHLEP; encoded by the coding sequence ATGACCCTGTCACTGGACTTACCGCCCGGCCCGGCCACCGCAGCACGGCGGGCGGAGCGTCCCGACCGGCCGAGCGTCACCGAACTGAGGCTGTCCGCCTACGCGGGGCACCGGCGGGCCAGGTTCCCCCTCGGACAGCTCACGCTTCTCGCCGGGCCGAGCGGCGGCGGCAAGTCGACCGCGCTCAGGGCGTACGAGTCGCTCGCCCGGCTCGGCTCCGGCGCCGCCGTCGAGGAGGCGTTCCCGGACCCGGCGGCCTGCGTACCGGAACGCGCGCGGCCCGACGGCCAGCGCCGCCGCGGCTTCCGCATCGGCTGTACGGCGGACGGCCCGGAGGGTCCCGTACTGCTCGACGTCGCCGTCCAGGCCGAGCCCGAACTGCGCATCGTGGGCGAGCGGTTGAGCGCGGGCGGGGTCGTCCTGCTGGAGACGGCACTGCGCGATCCCAGCCGGCGCACCGTCCAGGCCGCCTGGCACACCGCCGGTTCGGCATCGGTCACCCGCGCCCCGATGCCGGACGACCGGCTCGGCACGGCCCTGCTGCCGCTGCGGGTGGCCGGGAAGACGGACGGGCAGCGCCAGGTCATCGCCGCCGCCGAGCAGATGGTGGTCGCCCTGCGGTCCGTCTTCGCCTGTGATCCCCGGCCCGACCGGATGCGTGCGGCGGTCCGGGTCGACAGTGGACGACTCCTGCCGGGCTGCGACAACCTGGCCGAGGTCCTCTGGCGTACCCGGACCGAATGCGCCATCCGCCACGGCCTGTTGGTCGCCGCGGTTCGCGAGGCCTGCGCGGGCCCGGTCACCGACGTACGGGCCGACGAGGTCGCCGACGGCCGTGTCCGGGCCGTGCTCGACCGGGGCGACGGCCCCCTCACCCACTTCGGCAGGCTGGGCGACGGCGAGTTGAGGTACACGGGTCTGGCCCTGGTCCTGCTGACCGGGCCCGGTGTGCTGGCGGTCGACCGGCCCGGCGAGGTGCCCGACGCCCTCCAGGCGCTCACGGTCCTGGCCGACGGTTTCGACCGGTCCCTGGACGTACGGCAGCGCGAGCAACTCCTGCGGCTGGCTGCCCGGATGTGCGACCGCGGGCACATCCGTCTCCTCGGGACGGTGAGCGACGCGTCCTGGGCGGAGGGCGTGCCGGGAGTGACGGTGGTACACCTGGAGCCGTGA